In bacterium, the following are encoded in one genomic region:
- a CDS encoding LD-carboxypeptidase, whose product MGGRAALTLPPALRPGDLVAVAAPASAFDRAAFRRGAELIAARGYRVAYREDVFSRHGSFAGDDDRRTAEINAWIRDPGVKAIIAARGGWGCARIAARLDWRLLARSPKAIAGFSDLTTLLLAATQRAGVAAFHGPMVASAGRSDAGLRDLARLLSLLAGNAAPRTHRALRTLRPGRARAPLAGGNLSLLASACGTPLQPEMRGRILFVEEVGEPLYRVDRALRQLVLAGVLDGVAGVVLGAFTGMKPAERRAVPGLFLEAAGGRRIPVVAGLAAGHGVPNRAIPFGVPATLDADAGTLVFDPCVRA is encoded by the coding sequence ATGGGCGGCCGCGCGGCGCTGACGCTCCCTCCCGCGCTGCGGCCGGGAGACCTCGTGGCGGTGGCCGCGCCGGCGAGCGCGTTCGACCGCGCCGCATTCCGCCGCGGCGCCGAGCTGATCGCCGCCCGCGGCTACCGCGTCGCCTACCGCGAGGACGTCTTCTCCCGCCACGGCTCGTTTGCCGGCGACGACGACCGCCGCACCGCCGAGATCAATGCCTGGATCCGGGACCCCGGGGTGAAGGCGATCATCGCCGCGCGCGGCGGCTGGGGGTGCGCGCGGATCGCGGCCCGGCTCGACTGGCGCCTCTTGGCACGCAGCCCGAAGGCGATCGCGGGCTTCTCCGACCTCACGACGCTGCTGCTCGCGGCCACGCAACGAGCGGGCGTCGCCGCCTTCCACGGGCCGATGGTCGCAAGCGCCGGCCGCAGCGATGCCGGCCTGCGCGACCTCGCCCGTCTGCTGTCGCTGCTCGCCGGGAACGCGGCGCCACGGACCCATCGCGCGCTCCGGACGCTGCGGCCCGGGCGCGCGCGGGCGCCGCTCGCGGGCGGCAACCTGAGCCTCCTCGCGAGTGCGTGCGGCACGCCTCTGCAGCCCGAAATGAGGGGGCGCATCCTCTTCGTGGAAGAGGTCGGCGAGCCGCTCTACCGCGTCGATCGCGCCCTGCGCCAACTCGTGCTCGCGGGCGTCCTCGACGGGGTCGCGGGCGTCGTCCTCGGCGCCTTCACGGGGATGAAGCCCGCGGAGCGGCGGGCGGTGCCGGGCCTGTTCCTCGAAGCCGCGGGCGGCCGCCGCATTCCGGTCGTGGCGGGGCTCGCCGCGGGCCACGGCGTCCCGAACCGCGCGATCCCCTTCGGCGTCCCCGCGACGCTGGATGCGGACGCCGGCACGCTCGTCTTCGATCCCTGCGTGCGCGCATGA